atatatatatatatatgtgtgtgtgtgtaggtTGAGTTGAAGGCAGTTGGTGCATCCGATCTGCTCTATTTTGTAGATCTGCCACTTTCCTTTTGCATAGGTTctgaaaatttcagtttctacCGTTTCCTTTATGTTTCAATGTGATTCTTCCCAGCTGCCTCCATTCTGGAAAGGGAGAAATACTTTAGATTTCACTGTGCACATATGTTTGTATGTCTAGATGAAATCCTGGAGTAGGTGATTGCATTTTACTTGTATAAAGGTCTCAAATTTTcctttttgcatttttgtttttcttttttctttcatgtGCTGTTAAAAGGTGAAGCATTTCCGTTCACTCTCCATGTCTCTAAAACACTACTTATCTTGGATTATCGCAGGCAGTAACCATAATATGTTACAGTAATGAGAAAAAAGTTCACTGCTTTGATGTCTTGGTTAAAATGCAATCATTTTGACTATTAAAGCTTTGCTCATCTGAAACGTGTCCAGACTAATCAATAGGCTTTGTTAATTCACGTGAAGTCCATTTGCTGTTCTTGTTGAATTCTGCATTTAGAGCCTCAAAACTCTCTTCCAGATATATGGAAATGAAGAGTAAATCAGAAGATTAGGAGCTGGCATTGATTTTATACAGTAGAAAAATGAACTACTGCACATTACCACTGGTGTGATTCTATTAAACATAAAAGCTTGCTGTTAACTTTTTCCTCTGTTTCAGTGGGTGATGGGacattattatttcagagttctCATAAGCTTCACTGTATGTATTGGGACACTATTTATCACCTTTTAGTTAACTGCCAAAGCATGTGTCATAGGTATTGAATATGACTATTAAACTAGGAAACCGAGAACTGTTAGGGAATTTCATCTTCTCAATCTGGACCTGGATTTTATGCGTCTCTGTTGGTAACGCAATATCTCTTTGAGGCATCAGGTTTTGAAGAATATAGAAGTAGGTTAGCATCGAGTTTAACATCATATATTAGGTTCGATGTAGATTTATGCATGATATGATTGCATCATATAGATGTTTCAGTCTCCTTTTTATGTAAATCCAAGATATTTTGAGCACTTTCTTGCCTTTATATCAGAGAAGCTAACTGCTTGGTAGGAAAGAATTGACTGGAAACCATTTATTGATGACTTCTAGActagaataacaacaacaacaacaacacagtgTAATAACACAAGTGGGGTCttgggagagtagtgtgtacgcagaccttacgcCTATCTATAGGAAGgaagagaggctgtttccggtagaccctcggctcaggaaagataAAAAGAAGCAACAACAAGTAAACCAATTAGAAAACCAAATGAACAAAGCATGTTTCTTGAATTGGGTGCCAAAAGATATCTCTTTACAACTGTACCCATGTTTCTCCTGAATGCCGCATAATCATCGTCATTCATTGTACAAGAGAAATGACCTTCATTGTACGAATTATGCATGTAATGTCGTCTCTGAAATAGTCCCAGTGTTCATGTTAAATACCATGACTGTCATAGAATACATGCTTGACATGCATGTGATCATAGTTGAAATTTTTATCATTGTTAATACGCTGAACGAACGTGGCTAAACATATTGTGTACATCCGATGTTGAAGTGGCACATAAAGGGATAGCACTAAGCGTGTTTCCGTTAAGTTGAGATcttttcttatattatcaattttTATGGTCTCTGTATCTTGTGTGTTGTTGTTCGGAAATTTTGTAGCTTGTGAGTATTGCAAGTTTCATTGATCATAGTGTCTTTGCATATGTTTTTAACTTTTAACATAACAAATATTACCTTATAATTTCCTttccatctttgttttcataGATGTATAGTCTGCCTTGCCGATTATCAAGAGCAGGACACACTACGTATTATGCCATTTTGTGGGCATTCTTTCCATGCAACATGTATTGACATATGGTTTCAGCAGCACTCCACGTGCCCAGTTTGTCGAATTTCTCTACGTGAGACTCCTGAGAAAAAGCGATTTATGCAACCTTTGTTTAGTTCAGCTATCCGATCTCACTATGCGATGGACTCCCTGAATATTAGTCCAAACAGCTGTCTATCATCCGCGCAGAGGCATTTTCCAAGATTACATGACAGTCTGAGAACGGATTCCACCACAGACGCTCACTGTCCACCTGAGGGTGGGAGGATGGTAGTCAGAGAAAATGGCGTCATTTTGAACGAGGATACTCAGAACACGAAACATTCAGAAAACAAACAAGTAGAGAGCCCATCAAATGCATAAGCTTTTAGGTCAAGACTGCAGATTTCCAAATTGACAGAGATTGGAAGATTCCACAATGTAGGTATCCCGATTTTGATTGGTAAATGACTTACTACTCTTAAGGCCTTTTGTAAATATTGCAAGGcaatgtttcttttattattttcccccttatcttcttctttttgaatACTTTATCAGTAGCCAGGTTTGATAGCATTTTATAGTGACGATAAGGGGGTGATAGGTTTGTCGGAACGATTAATTCAGCTCCTTGCTGCACAATGACACTTGCATATGAGTGTAGTAGACAAGATTGTATTGACATATTAGGTGTGTTATTTCACTTGAACCTGTTAGTTCTTATTTCTTACTATGTTTTCGCCAACTCTGAATGAAGAGTATGAAAAATCACACTTTCTAATAAACCATGTTATTAGGAGAAATACTTAGGTTAGTGATAGCTAGGGGCGGCAAACGGGCGGGTCGAAAATGGGGAAGGCAAAAAACGGATAAATCATTCgatccgacccatatttaatacggataaaaaacgggttaaccggcggataatatggatcaATGATTTCTTGactcctagtctcccaaactttaGAAACCTACAATTTGAGGCTTTAAAAGTTAAACCTAttagttattatattttttctaAGTGAATAATAtggtttttatccatatttgacttgtttttaaAAAGTTAAATATTCGACACATTTTTTAATAGATAAtgataattattttcttttaaccattttactACGATTAATAGTAGATATTCTAACAAGTCTTATGTGGAGTAACACTAGGCTAATAACATATTACACTAGTCTTATTCCTCAAGGTTATACGAATTGTAATAGTAGTTGAAAAATCTCTCGTCTTGAGTTGGCTTAAGCCATGCCTTTACTAAAGAATTCTCAGATGTTCAACGGCACTGGTCTCACACGTCCACTATCCCATGGACTATGGTGTACTTTTCAAGCTACCAAGTCAtcttttgtataaatatttatataCGTTGGTTTAAAGTGATATGattatgtaaataaatttttgtttTTCACGGTTGTGCATAACTCTAATATTTATGTGTACATCTTACTTCTTTCGCAAGTCCAATTCGGAGACAACTTTGTGATTTAAATTGATTTAGCGTAGTTGTCATGATACAGTACTTTGATCTAGAggatatatagaaaaaaatttccTTACCTTTTTTACATTATGTacttgtatacggtcgaaatcgggtatGTCAAATTTCATAGGCACGAGGAGCTACCTCGAGAGTAAGTTCGTAATAGACCAGGTTCGAGCTCAATGGCAGAGTATGGAACATGAAGATCGAAGTGCTCGCTGAAGATCGAGACCGACTTCGAGTAAGGTATAATAACGGAATGACGAAATATTATCAACCGACCGAAGATCTCGGTGGAAATTCCGGAACAGATCGAATCAAGCGGCTATTTACGCCAATCGTGGGATTTGTTTCCGCtattagaattgtaccttatttaggattcctctactatataaagagggactCCATTCATTTGTAGGGGGATTGATTCACtgaaaaatatatacaaaaacacTGCTCCCTATTACACTTATTATCTATTACTGTTCATCATTGTTTATTTTCTGTTCTTTACTGTTCTTCTCACCCAACCTCGAGACCATCCCGAATCGAGGTCGGAAGTACTGCCagaacactggtttgatttattttactattcagattatctattaaattttttgtttatcaattggtattggattaaatcacgtatccttaaaatcactaaataagtttaattgttactcgaattttagagtaaacagtttggcgcccatcatggggctaaggataatagtgaatTTTTAGTACTGATTCTGgtgaaacacactattttacgcttgttcttgtcgagtatctttgctttcaggttaaaacatgttaaactcacaaaacgcatctACACACGGTGACAATGGCTCGGATTCCATGGTGAAAACGAAAATATGATTGCTCCAGGAATCGAAGTGCCACAGGCTACTCACGGGGGGAGCAGCGGTCGTCAACCCCATCGATGCCAGTTCGCACGTTGCTCTTAATACGGACTTAGGGGCAGATCTCGATGAAAGTGTACGCAGAGAAGGTCGATctagtggccaaggaacacaTGGCAGATGAGACGAGGGAGTCAGTctccaagtaatattcgagatgcttcaTGCTCAGCAAGCCGttattgctcagttacaaaattAACATAGAGCTTCGAATAGGGTCGACTAGGAAATTACTCGCTGTACCGAGCCAGTACCGGAGAGGCCGAATGGTaacgaatcggggactaatcctgCGATAATTAAAATGCTGGAGGAGCgcaccaaaagaattgaatcatgggagaagagaatcgaagccaacgataaaaaaaatGGAtacatacaactctcgagttgatcagataccgagggcaccgccaatcttgaaagaggtggattcaaagaagtttgtacaaaaaccctttcctccaagtgcggctccgaagcctattccaaagaagtttcgtatgccagacatacccaaatataatggtaccaccgatcccaacgagcatgttacttgatatacatgcgccatcaagggtaacaatttagaggatgatgaaatcgaatctctGCTGTTGAAAAATTTCGGAGAGACCCtatcgaagggagcaatgatttggtatcacaacctgccaccaaattccaccgactcatttgccatgttagcggattctttcataaaagcacatgccggggccataggggtcgcaacaaggaaatcgtaccttttcaaggtaagacaaagggataatgaaatgctgagggagttcgtgtcccgatttcaaatggaacgcatagAGTGCCAT
The sequence above is drawn from the Nicotiana tabacum cultivar K326 chromosome 13, ASM71507v2, whole genome shotgun sequence genome and encodes:
- the LOC107826869 gene encoding RING-H2 finger protein ATL38 isoform X1 is translated as MISSGMNLVMTVIGFAVSTMFIVFVCTRLICARIQLNARRRFFANASRSDLSIVSTCSITDLVLERGLHGLEPLAVANFPTKKYGDVFFTSAEDAQCIVCLADYQEQDTLRIMPFCGHSFHATCIDIWFQQHSTCPVCRISLRETPEKKRFMQPLFSSAIRSHYAMDSLNISPNSCLSSAQRHFPRLHDSLRTDSTTDAHCPPEGGRMVVRENGVILNEDTQNTKHSENKQVESPSNA
- the LOC107826869 gene encoding RING-H2 finger protein ATL34 isoform X3 gives rise to the protein MISSGMNLVMTVIGFALERGLHGLEPLAVANFPTKKYGDVFFTSAEDAQCIVCLADYQEQDTLRIMPFCGHSFHATCIDIWFQQHSTCPVCRISLRETPEKKRFMQPLFSSAIRSHYAMDSLNISPNSCLSSAQRHFPRLHDSLRTDSTTDAHCPPEGGRMVVRENGVILNEDTQNTKHSENKQVESPSNA
- the LOC107826869 gene encoding RING-H2 finger protein ATL38 isoform X2, whose amino-acid sequence is MISSGMNLVMTVIGFAVSTMFIVFVCTRLICARIQLNARRRFFANASRSDLSILERGLHGLEPLAVANFPTKKYGDVFFTSAEDAQCIVCLADYQEQDTLRIMPFCGHSFHATCIDIWFQQHSTCPVCRISLRETPEKKRFMQPLFSSAIRSHYAMDSLNISPNSCLSSAQRHFPRLHDSLRTDSTTDAHCPPEGGRMVVRENGVILNEDTQNTKHSENKQVESPSNA